The window AAAGGATATAAGAATCAGATCGGCTGGAGATTTACAAGCTCGACTCTGATGCCTGTCCTTGTCGGATACGGCGTGACCAAAGAGCAGAAATATCTGGACCGGATTCAAAAAACGTGGGATTACACACTGGGAAGCAATGCAGTCAGCAGATCGTTTATTACGGGACTTGGCGATCCGCAAAGAGCGCCAAGATGGTTTGTCCATGAGATGAACCTGTATCAATGGACCAAGTATAAAGAAGGGAAAGGTGAGGGCTGGTCCGAACCTCCGCCGGGAATTCCGAATTCCGATATCCAAAGCGCCCCTTATCCTTCCTGGTACGACGACAAGGAGAATACGATCGCGAAAACGAAGGTCTTCCCGGAATATCAAGAGGATTATGCCGTCATGTACCGTTATACCGATTCTTGGAATACGACAAATGAGTATTCGGTTAATATCCTATCGGCAAATGCGGCTTCCATTCTGCCGCTAATCCCCGTAGAGACCGTAACACTTAACGTGTATTCCGCTGAGGGAGAGGTAGTTCCTGCCGGAGGCACCTACAACAAGGGGACCAAGCTTACCCTTAACGCAAAGGGACACCTTGGGCACCAATTTAAGGCATGGAAAGATAAAGACGGCAATGTGATCGGCGAAGAGAGCGAAATTACCATCACCTTGGATATGGATACGACCTTAACCGCAGAATACGAGCCGGTTAATTCCTATACCGTCACGGTGAATGCTGTACACGGTAAAGTAACGCAGGAGAATCCGCTCGGACAATACAATGCCGGAGAGAAGATCACCCTTAGCGCAGAAGCGGAATACGGCTATGAATTTGTTGGCTGGGATGACCTGGAGAATAGCGGTCCGTCGTCGAGGGATATTATCGTGGACCGTGACCTTAATCTGACCGCACGATTCAAGGAGCTTTCCAAGCATAGCCTGAAGGTTGATGCACTTGACGGCGGTATTATGAAGGTCAATCCGCTCAAGTCGTCCTATTACAAAGGCGATGAAGTGATTCTCACTGCTGTGGATCATTTCGGGTACAAATTCAGCAAATGGGACAAAGATTTTGAATCGACTCTAAATCCTGCCTCGGTAATCATAGACAGGGACAAAGAAATAACGGCCAATTTCGAAGAAGTACCGGTCTATACGCTTAACGCAGCAGCGATAGAAGGTGGTACGGTTACGCAGGCGGCCAAGCAGCCTGCCAACGCATCCGGTAACCGGTATGAAGCAGGGTCAGTAGTAACACTGACTGCAACAACCAAACCCGGGTATTTGTTTACAGGCTGGAGCGGGGACGTTGCCAATGAAAAAATACATGAGATTCCGCTGACAGTTACGGTTAATGCAGACACCACGATTACCGCGAATTTCAAGCCGGCCAACACGCTGATGAGCGTCGACGTAACACCCGGAGCGGTGCCGGGTAAGACCGTGGTAACCAATGCGGTGTACACCCTTACCAGCAGTGGAAACGCATTTAGTTTGGCGCCTGACAGCTTCAGATATCTGCTGCGCCCGGGTCTGAAGGACAACACGGTGTTCACCGCGACCCTGAATTCCTTGACCGGCAGCAATCCGGAAGCGGCCGCGGCCGGTATCCAGATCCGTAGAGACTTGACGCATAATTCCCAATATGCTGCGATCATGGTGAGAAACGGAAAAATCCTCATGCAGGTCCGTAGGGGCGGCACCGGCAGAGATTTGGTAGACTTAGGCGTAGTAGGCGACAAGCCTGTACACCTTAGAATTGAAAGAACTATATACCGGGACATTACGCTATCGTGGTCTACGGATGGGGTGGAATGGAAGAGCGCTAAGCTCCAAACACTATGGGATTGGGTTAAGCCGGAAATGGAGTTGACCATCGGGTTGTTTGTTTCCGCCGGAGCGGGAGACAACACGGCTACAGCAACTTTCAGCAATGTCAGCTGGCCCAATATGTACACTTTGACTGTGGAATCCGATGGGCTGGGTGATGCGGGAGTAGAGTCAGGTTTGTATGTGGCTAATTCAAACGTGAAACTTCACGCCATTGCGCGGGATCAGGATAAATATACCTTTACACACTGGTCCGGTGATCTCACAGGCAAAAGAAATCCTGTCAATCTGAGCATGACCGGAGATAAGACAATCAAAGCCAACTTCGGGCCGATGCCGGCTGCTTGTGAATTGAAGGTGTCAGCGGTCACGGGAGGAAAGATCCTGCTGGATCCTCCGTTACCCAAAGGAGGTACTTATGCTCCCAATACCAAAGTGAAGGTTACAGCCCTTCCGGACCTGGGATACCGGTTTATTCATTGGGAAGGAGATCTGGTAGGAACAGAGGCTGACACCTACCTGGTTATGAACGGACACAAGGAAATATCGGCCAAATTCGTTTCCTACAAAAGCTCGGATATCGCTACCGAATATACCGGAGCCACCACGGACGACGAAACCGGCCTCACCATGACTGCGTCGGGACAAAACATCTGGGCGGGAAGCGACAGCTTCAGATATACCTACGTGGATCATCTCACCGGAGAAGCGGATATTGTTGCGCAAATCACAGAGTTTAACGGGACGACCGATAACGCGCGGGCAGGCATTATGATCCGGCAGGGGATTTCCGCAGGGAGCGGCTACCAGGGCATTTTTATTAACAAGGACCGGAAAATTATCAGCCAGTACCGCATCGGTGCACAAACTGTGCGGCCGTATGTTTCCGAACCTGTCAGCGGGCCGATCTGGCTGAAGGTGGAGAAACGGGGGACAACGCTCCGGACATACTCCTCTGCTGATGGCCAGACCTGGACCCTGAGGGATTCACAAACGCTGGCAGCTTTTGTGGGTCCGTTCACCGCCGGTTTAGCAGTGGCCGCAGGCCAGGACAGCAAATTTGTGACGGCCAAGTTCGGGTCGGTTAAATGGCCTGTAGTTCAGGCTTATCCGTTGCAGACAGAAGCGGTAAACGGAACCATAACGGTCAGTCCGTCGGCTCCTGCCTATCCGGCAGGCACTGTGGTGACGGTGACCTATGCGGCTGCTCCGGGCTATATCTTCACCGGCTGGAGCGGTGACCTTAGCGGCCTCGCCAACCCGGCGACCGTAACGATGGATACCTACAAAACCATTCGAGCGAACTTTAGAAAAGAGACCGACCGCTATACCCTGGTCACAAATTCGGTCTATGGGGTCATCGAAATAGATTCTCCTCAGGAGTCCTACAGCGCGGGAACACAGGTAACCCTGAGCGCTACACCGGCTAAAGGGTATGCCTTCAGCGGCTGGAGCGGCGATTTCAGCGGCACAGCCAACCCGGCTACCGTAATCATGGATGACAATAAGACGATTACAGCAAACTTTATCCGGGTGCTGGTTCCGCAGAAGGATTATTGGAGTGAGGATATCGGTAGTATTACTACCGGTGCCACTATGGCGACGGACGCATCCATTAAGGTGAAAGGATTCGGCTCGAATATATGGGGTCAAGTTGACAGGTTCCGATATGTATATCAGGGGGGAATAGAAGGAGATTCCGCGATTATCGCCAAAATTGACGGTATGACCTTCTCAGGCGCTTCCCCGCATAAGGATATCAAGATTGGTATCATGATCCGCCAAAACACGAGTGCAGGAAGTGCCCATCAGGGCATATTCATCAACGGCCTCAGTGAACTCACAAGCATACACCGCGATTATGCCGGTGGATGGGCCCAGATGAATCAGGCCGATCAGGTAACGGTTACATGGCCGGTTTGGCTGAAGGTTGAGCGAAAAGGGAACGTTGTAAAGACGTACTGGTCCAAAGACGGTGCCGTATGGACTGAAAGAAGCTCGCAAACCTTAAACCTTACCGGCTCCTATACAATGGGGCTGGCGGTATCGGCAGGTGAAGACGGTAAATTCGCCGAAGCTGCCTTTAGCAACGTCATGTGGCCAAAATTACCGGCACCAGACCCCTCGGAAAAAGAATGATGGAGACTTAAGTACTATAAGCCAATAAACAAACGAACACCCCTTAAAGCCGGCGTTGGAACTCCCATGGGAGCTGATGCAGCTTTAAGAGGTGTTTATTTATGTAGCGGTGAACATCATTGTATGAGGAGTTAGGGTGGGATTATGCTTTGATAAAAAAGAATGATCTCGTATAACAACCCTAAGTTGCCGGGTTAAATGCCCCTTGATACTCATTCATTAAATTATCGATAATCTGCTGTACGGACAAAATCTCTTTAATCTCATGAACTCTGGACCCAGCAAAAACCAAACCGTTCTTAACATCTCCTCTAAGGGAAGTGAGCAGGGATTCCATTGTACAGAAGCGATGTGAACAAACCTTTAGACAATCATAGCATTTGACTATCTTTAATTTGGCATCATTACTGATCCGGTCCGTAAATTCATTCCGAATCGCTCTACCTTCCAGACCCACAGTAGACTTGATTAGAACGGTATCTCCTTGCTGAGCATCTACATACTTTTGCTTGAAGGCTAAGGGAGCATCACATTCATGGCTAGCCACAAAACGGGTCCCCATTTGAACACCTGATGCGCCAATCCGAAGGGCTTTTGCGATATCATCCCCTGTCAGAATTCCACCCGCAGCAATAACCGGAATCGAAACCGCCTCTAAGACTTCAGGAAGGATATCAAACATGGATCTGTCTGTACCTAAATGACCTCCTGCTTCGAACCCTTCCACAACGACTGCGGAGGCACCAAGTCTTTCGGAAATTCGGGCTAATTTGGCGGATGAAACAATAGTTACGACAGGGGTACCATATTCTCTACCCCAAGCATAAATATCTCTAGAAATTCCGGCTCCGGAAATAATAAAGTCAACCTTTTCCTCCAAAGCAATCTTCATTTTTTCGGCAAAGTCCTTCACTGCGAATAGTACATTCACACCGATATAACCAACCCCATTAGAGAGTTCTCTTGTTTTGCGAATATGCATTCTCAGCTCTTCAGCAGTGATTCCTGTACCAGAGATGGTGCCGATCCCGCCTGCACTGGCTACAGCAGCGGCTAGTCCGCTTAAGGATATGCCTACACCCATTCCACCTTGAATAACAGGAACTCTCGATTTAATATGTCCGAATTGGATTGTTGGAAGTTTCAATTACACACCTCTTTCGCAAGTTGTTGACATTATTAAAACTCTCTTGAGTAATAAGATAAATCGTAACACAGTTAAGTTTTTTCCGGATGTGACTGTAAACATGCTCAAACTATGTTAAATGTCATGTCTTTCAACTGTTTTCTTTAAGCTTACGCCTGATGGATAAATTGAAAAAATCTGGAACTCCAATTCCGGTACAACGTATGGTTGTTTGTGGAAAAAACGTTTCGTTATTCTTACATAGGGGGGATTGGTTTGTTAAAAGTTTTAAGATATGCTGCAATCTTCGGCGTAGCGCTTGTCCTGGTCTCCTGCTCCAATAATAGCGTCAACCGTGGCAATAAAACGTTACCGCAAGAGAAAGAAGCCATTCATCATGAAGCTGCTTTTGAAGAAGAGCTTGACCAGTATATGTCCGAGAATTTTTCAGGATCTGTGCTTCTTATCAAAAATAACAAGGTTATTATTGCCAAAGGATATAATATGTCAGACTATGCCAATAACTTACCTAACGGACCTGAGACTATTCATCACATTGGTTCACTTACTAAAGCCTTTACTGCTGCAGCGGTCCTGCAGCTTCAAGAGGCCGGAAAGCTCAGCGTTGACGACCCCGTAGATACATACATTAAAGATTACCCTCATCATGAAGTTACACTCCGCCACTTGTTAACCCACACGTCCGGAACACCCGAATACACCCGTTTACCGGGTTTTCTAAATGATCTCAATGTCAAAGTGAGCGTTGACGAACTGATTGCCAAATTTAAAGACCTGCCACTTGAGTTTGAACCGGGCAGCCGGTTTTCTTACAGTAACTCCGGGTATGTGCTGCTGGGAGCTGTAATCGAACGAGTGAGCGGACAATCTTACAGCGATTATTTGAGGGGGCATATTTTTACACCGCTTGGCATGAAAAGATCAGGATATTTAACCAAAGACAGCATTCCTACAGATGTTGCCGTCGGGTACTCCCTTCTTACTCCTGAAGTCTCTGAGATCGCCCAGCCTATTGATATGACCGTTCCTTATTCGGCTGGAGGCATTTACTCCACTGTGGAAGATCTTTATAAATGGCTTATGGGGCTTGAGAACGGGACAATCCTTAGCAGGGCTTCCTGGGAAGCGATGCGCACACCAGAGCTTAATAAATATGCCTTGGGCTGGGCAATTCCCGGACCAATGGGTACGATATACACACATAATGGGGCAATTAATGGTTTCTCCTCGGAGATTTGGCGGGATATGTCTAAGGGAACAGCGGTTATTCTGCTTAGCAATGTAGAGGGAGACCTTGGGCATCTGAGGGATATACTGTTGCGTATGCTTGATACCATGGAGGACGCAGGACGGGAATAGAGGAAGGATTTAATCTCCATAAAGAGGGGCTCGATGCCCCTCTATTTGTGCTTACATGTTCTTCTATTTGTCTTTCCTTTATCATTTTCATATTTACCCCTGAAAAGGTTAACCAAGCCGCTTCCGTCGCAGTGGCGGGTGACACCGTTACCGTCCACGAAGGAAGTCCTTACTTACCTAATGGAAGATTTCCGCAACCCGGAACTCACTTTGGGATTTATTAAAGCTGCGAATTGACGAGGCGATAAAGCTAATGAATGAAACCGAATGGAAAGCATATCAGATTGCGGATAAGGTAGGTAACAAGTTTTTTATTGAACTGAAGATGTATCATTTTACAAATTATTATGTTAGTGAGGAGATGAATGTTTTAGTTTACTGTTTTTATGAACAGCTTCCGTCCCGCTATCCAAGGCGGTCTTGTAATATAAACATTTATGTTCTATAACTTCCATCGTTTTTTTGAGCTCTTCCATCTGCGCTTCTACGGAAGCTTTACGTTCCAGGAACATGTCATATCTTTGCTGCAGGGTGGCGTCTCCTTCAGAGCACCACTCAATGAAATGTTTGATTTCCTTAATCGGCATCCCGGATAACTTCAGGCATTCAATTACTTTTAAAGCGTCCATATCCGATTCTTTGAACACGCGTTTCCCGCTGGAGGTCCTTTCGATAAAAGGAATTAGACCTTCCTTGTCATAGTAACGCAGGGTATGTGGTGTCATGTTAAAGTATTCTGCAACTTCACTTATGGAGTATGTCTTCATCCTGTATCTCCAGTCTTAATGTATTTTTGCTTGACTTAGAGTTAACTTTAAGTAATATCATATGTTTTGTAAAGCTCTATTACTGATTTTAATATGAACTAGAAGAGAGGTTACACTATGATAAAAGTTAATGCACGTGCTACATTCAGCCAGGAAGGTCCGTTCAAGCTAACCACCATTGAGCGCCGGGATCTTCAGCCGCACGATGTTCTTATTGAGATTAAATATGCCGGGATCTGCCACTCGGACATTCATACAGCCCGCGGGGAGTGGGGGCCGGTCAACTATCCGCTCGTTCCAGGACATGAGATCGCCGGGATTGTCAGTCAGGTCGGTTCCGAAGTCACAAAGTATTCCGTTGGTGACCGGGTAGGGGTAGGCTGTATGGTTGACTCCTGCGGAGAGTGCAGTAATTGCCATAAAGGCGAGGAGCAGTATTGCCTGCATGGAAATACGGGTACCTATGGAGCAATCGACCGGTACGGGCACTATACGCAAGGCGGGTATTCCACCCACATCGTAGTAACAGAAGACTTCGTAGTCCGGATCCCGGATTCCATCCCGCTTGACGCCGCTGCACCACTGTTGTGTGCCGGCATCACAACCTATTCACCGCTGCGCCATTGGGGAGCCGCTCCAGGCAAAAAAGTAGCTGTAGTGGGTCTTGGCGGACTTGGACACATGGCTGTGAAGATCGCTCATGCCATGGGGGCTGAGGTTACTGTTCTGTCACAGTCACTGAAGAAGAAAGAAGACGGTTTGCAATTAGGCGCGGACCATTATTATGCGACAAGTGATCAAGAGACATTCAAGCAGCTTGCCGGTTCGTTCGACCTAATCATAAATACGGTAAGCGCGCAGATTAATATCGATGCCTATCTTTCGCTCTTGGCACTGGATGGTACATTAGTCAATGTGGGTGCGCCTGCTGATCCATTGGCAGTTAACGTATTCTCCCTGATCGGTCAACGCCGTTCGTTTGCCGGATCGATGATTGGCGGAATCCGGGAAACGCAGGAGATGCTTGATTTCTGCGCTGAACATAATATTGCATCTGAGATCGAGGTTATCTCTGCCGACCGGATTGATGAAGCCTGGGAACGTGTACTCGCATCCGATGTGCGTTACCGGTTTGTCATCGATATCAGCACGATGGGGAACGAATAAGGAGCGGACACAGCGGGAAATTGCGAAGGATCTGAGGAATAATACTTTTCTTAAAAATAAATTGTAAAAAAAGCGACTTGTCTGCGGACGAGTTGCTTTTTTTTTGGGTCAACCCCTGATTTAACGAAGCTTCGAAAAAAAATTAGGAGAAATTTGATTTCAAAGCCCCTGTTTGATTAAACGCCAGATACGCTCAAACCTCTCCTGGTAGTCCGGGAAATTCCATGATTCTTTAAAAGAGGGGAGACTGAACACTGCAAACGCGGAGAGAATCGCCTCTGCCCGTTCAAAGCGGGGATCGTGATAATCCATGATGCCGTCAATAATCTGGTAGGAATCCCAGAGAACGTCGCGTAATACGAGTGGATTGCTGTCGACGTATTGCGTATTCAAGGCAAACATCTTGGGATTCTCGTTATAGGCGCGTTTTTTGGCATTCGCAAATGCCCAGAGCCAATCGTGGAGTAATTCCTTCGGATTCGCCGAGTTAGTCATATCGATTTGGATTTGTTCTGAAATCATCCGGTTGAACCAGCTCTTTGAGACGGCTGCCCAAAGCTCTTGCTTATTTTTAAAGTGTTTATAGAGCGCAGCGTGGGTGATACTTAATTCATCTGCAATTTGGGAGAGCGTTACTTCGGATTTATCAGTACGCTCCATTAATGCCTCGGCTGTTTCAATAATGAGCTCTTGTGTGATTTTAGCCATTCTGCTGCCAGCCCTTTCTTCTTCAATAAATTCCTTAATCATCATGTATACACCTGCCTGTATTTTAGCATATACAATACTAAGTAACAATTGTTGACTTTTGTAACCAGTGGTATTATGCTTGTTGTGTAAGTTACAAAAGATGATAAATGTTACTTTTATTCAGTGCAAAGGAGGCTCTTATTTATGAAAGCAGCACAGATCACTAAATATTCAAAAAAGTTCAAAGTAGAAGTCAACGATATTCCAATTCCGGAAATAAGTGATAACGAAGTCTTGGTTAAGGTGAAGGCTGCAGCGGTTAATCATTTGGAATTGCTTATCGCAACCGGAAGTGTGAAGCTGATCCAGGATTATAAGTTTCCACTTGTACTCGGTAACGAGCTGACGGGTGTTATTGAGAAGGTAGGTAAGAACGTCCATGAATTTAAAGTGGGTGATGCCATTTATTCACGTCTGCCGCTACACAAGATCGGTGCTTTTGCTGAGTACGCGGCAATTAGTGCAGATGCTATCGGGCACCTACCTGCTAATCTGGACTTTGTGACTGGTGCTGCTGCGCCATTAACAGGATTGACTGCCTATCAAGGATTACACGAAGAATTAGCTGCTAAAGCTGGCGAAAGCGTGTTTATCCCCGGAGGTTCAGGTTCATTTGGCCAAATGGCCATCCCTATCGCCAAAAGCATGGGGCTTAAGGTCATTGTCAGCGGAAACCCGCAAGCACATGAACGGACGATGGCGGCTGGTGCCGACCAATATATTGATTACACGATAGAGAATTACTGGGAACAGCTTCGTGATTTAGATTATGTGATAGATACCCTGGGACCAAG of the Paenibacillus pedocola genome contains:
- a CDS encoding NAD(P)H-dependent flavin oxidoreductase, producing the protein MKLPTIQFGHIKSRVPVIQGGMGVGISLSGLAAAVASAGGIGTISGTGITAEELRMHIRKTRELSNGVGYIGVNVLFAVKDFAEKMKIALEEKVDFIISGAGISRDIYAWGREYGTPVVTIVSSAKLARISERLGASAVVVEGFEAGGHLGTDRSMFDILPEVLEAVSIPVIAAGGILTGDDIAKALRIGASGVQMGTRFVASHECDAPLAFKQKYVDAQQGDTVLIKSTVGLEGRAIRNEFTDRISNDAKLKIVKCYDCLKVCSHRFCTMESLLTSLRGDVKNGLVFAGSRVHEIKEILSVQQIIDNLMNEYQGAFNPAT
- a CDS encoding NAD(P)-dependent alcohol dehydrogenase, with protein sequence MIKVNARATFSQEGPFKLTTIERRDLQPHDVLIEIKYAGICHSDIHTARGEWGPVNYPLVPGHEIAGIVSQVGSEVTKYSVGDRVGVGCMVDSCGECSNCHKGEEQYCLHGNTGTYGAIDRYGHYTQGGYSTHIVVTEDFVVRIPDSIPLDAAAPLLCAGITTYSPLRHWGAAPGKKVAVVGLGGLGHMAVKIAHAMGAEVTVLSQSLKKKEDGLQLGADHYYATSDQETFKQLAGSFDLIINTVSAQINIDAYLSLLALDGTLVNVGAPADPLAVNVFSLIGQRRSFAGSMIGGIRETQEMLDFCAEHNIASEIEVISADRIDEAWERVLASDVRYRFVIDISTMGNE
- a CDS encoding NADP-dependent oxidoreductase, whose product is MKAAQITKYSKKFKVEVNDIPIPEISDNEVLVKVKAAAVNHLELLIATGSVKLIQDYKFPLVLGNELTGVIEKVGKNVHEFKVGDAIYSRLPLHKIGAFAEYAAISADAIGHLPANLDFVTGAAAPLTGLTAYQGLHEELAAKAGESVFIPGGSGSFGQMAIPIAKSMGLKVIVSGNPQAHERTMAAGADQYIDYTIENYWEQLRDLDYVIDTLGPSEFDHELAIIKAGGRLLSLRTGPNKRFAEGIGLSGWKLKLFTIAGAKYDYKAKKKKIQYHFIFVRSDGDQLKKITKIIEDHGIVPAVDPTEFHIEDINEALHFVAAGHPKGKVIIQF
- a CDS encoding InlB B-repeat-containing protein yields the protein MVNHYTRRVLAFLVTAFVFLFVLSMNSGSPAYALKERAPVPPVEKQSYAGVVDSEWLEICLVDNPYSDANVTNTDYYIIKSDDDPVFKDGIKPVLVHYRYFPEEAPFNSTLAGDFGSIQVSYRAYLKLPSSVKFKEGLNYTVTINPAVAKVNEQNTFAFKFDLEQPNLVIHSNQVGYPSEGPKIAYLSHWTGQGSVEFGAYKNFYIMDKNTGKKVFTGTVTPPNPFVLDKWTYSYIYKLDFSSFKAEGEYYLYIPGVGVSYPFKIETSIYKDKIGYTITRALFMQRDGDHGLDDPRNFTHWKRPATHTDDAIDQALFRDNGGTKEAAEAAKVDLAGGHMDAGDRGKYPYNSGYVGIDMLMGAKYFPDQVEALGESLEIPESFNGKPDYLDELVYELDWLTKAVMNTSTNGALAGYLRPQTPTDPDKGTYETGLDLKGASQRMFYNRTQGPYASETLFAAGVLAQAYNTPLMQKYYSEPGPNGGKSKVSKYLDAAVKAYKGFKVYENSTNPLWNKSYYDLSGTGDKPGVKHLWSNEMLLTASALLAAMGDQDSLDGITKDELVTRIEQEMPLNRTDYNSFKQYFWVLDRAWLGVFVSMYENPNLNEGLRNWAKGGILNYAVSELSFSDPFGASAQDKGYKNQIGWRFTSSTLMPVLVGYGVTKEQKYLDRIQKTWDYTLGSNAVSRSFITGLGDPQRAPRWFVHEMNLYQWTKYKEGKGEGWSEPPPGIPNSDIQSAPYPSWYDDKENTIAKTKVFPEYQEDYAVMYRYTDSWNTTNEYSVNILSANAASILPLIPVETVTLNVYSAEGEVVPAGGTYNKGTKLTLNAKGHLGHQFKAWKDKDGNVIGEESEITITLDMDTTLTAEYEPVNSYTVTVNAVHGKVTQENPLGQYNAGEKITLSAEAEYGYEFVGWDDLENSGPSSRDIIVDRDLNLTARFKELSKHSLKVDALDGGIMKVNPLKSSYYKGDEVILTAVDHFGYKFSKWDKDFESTLNPASVIIDRDKEITANFEEVPVYTLNAAAIEGGTVTQAAKQPANASGNRYEAGSVVTLTATTKPGYLFTGWSGDVANEKIHEIPLTVTVNADTTITANFKPANTLMSVDVTPGAVPGKTVVTNAVYTLTSSGNAFSLAPDSFRYLLRPGLKDNTVFTATLNSLTGSNPEAAAAGIQIRRDLTHNSQYAAIMVRNGKILMQVRRGGTGRDLVDLGVVGDKPVHLRIERTIYRDITLSWSTDGVEWKSAKLQTLWDWVKPEMELTIGLFVSAGAGDNTATATFSNVSWPNMYTLTVESDGLGDAGVESGLYVANSNVKLHAIARDQDKYTFTHWSGDLTGKRNPVNLSMTGDKTIKANFGPMPAACELKVSAVTGGKILLDPPLPKGGTYAPNTKVKVTALPDLGYRFIHWEGDLVGTEADTYLVMNGHKEISAKFVSYKSSDIATEYTGATTDDETGLTMTASGQNIWAGSDSFRYTYVDHLTGEADIVAQITEFNGTTDNARAGIMIRQGISAGSGYQGIFINKDRKIISQYRIGAQTVRPYVSEPVSGPIWLKVEKRGTTLRTYSSADGQTWTLRDSQTLAAFVGPFTAGLAVAAGQDSKFVTAKFGSVKWPVVQAYPLQTEAVNGTITVSPSAPAYPAGTVVTVTYAAAPGYIFTGWSGDLSGLANPATVTMDTYKTIRANFRKETDRYTLVTNSVYGVIEIDSPQESYSAGTQVTLSATPAKGYAFSGWSGDFSGTANPATVIMDDNKTITANFIRVLVPQKDYWSEDIGSITTGATMATDASIKVKGFGSNIWGQVDRFRYVYQGGIEGDSAIIAKIDGMTFSGASPHKDIKIGIMIRQNTSAGSAHQGIFINGLSELTSIHRDYAGGWAQMNQADQVTVTWPVWLKVERKGNVVKTYWSKDGAVWTERSSQTLNLTGSYTMGLAVSAGEDGKFAEAAFSNVMWPKLPAPDPSEKE
- a CDS encoding TetR/AcrR family transcriptional regulator; translation: MMIKEFIEEERAGSRMAKITQELIIETAEALMERTDKSEVTLSQIADELSITHAALYKHFKNKQELWAAVSKSWFNRMISEQIQIDMTNSANPKELLHDWLWAFANAKKRAYNENPKMFALNTQYVDSNPLVLRDVLWDSYQIIDGIMDYHDPRFERAEAILSAFAVFSLPSFKESWNFPDYQERFERIWRLIKQGL
- a CDS encoding MerR family transcriptional regulator; this translates as MKTYSISEVAEYFNMTPHTLRYYDKEGLIPFIERTSSGKRVFKESDMDALKVIECLKLSGMPIKEIKHFIEWCSEGDATLQQRYDMFLERKASVEAQMEELKKTMEVIEHKCLYYKTALDSGTEAVHKNSKLKHSSPH
- a CDS encoding serine hydrolase domain-containing protein, which gives rise to MEKTFRYSYIGGIGLLKVLRYAAIFGVALVLVSCSNNSVNRGNKTLPQEKEAIHHEAAFEEELDQYMSENFSGSVLLIKNNKVIIAKGYNMSDYANNLPNGPETIHHIGSLTKAFTAAAVLQLQEAGKLSVDDPVDTYIKDYPHHEVTLRHLLTHTSGTPEYTRLPGFLNDLNVKVSVDELIAKFKDLPLEFEPGSRFSYSNSGYVLLGAVIERVSGQSYSDYLRGHIFTPLGMKRSGYLTKDSIPTDVAVGYSLLTPEVSEIAQPIDMTVPYSAGGIYSTVEDLYKWLMGLENGTILSRASWEAMRTPELNKYALGWAIPGPMGTIYTHNGAINGFSSEIWRDMSKGTAVILLSNVEGDLGHLRDILLRMLDTMEDAGRE